The following is a genomic window from Nitrospira sp..
CCGCAAGACATGCTGAACGAACCGATGGCTCCCACCAACTACGCCTATACCCGCCACATGCTCGCCGTCGCTCAGGGCGGTACCGCCACGGAGATCGCCGTCGTCGCCCTCCCCTGCGCCTGGATCTACTGCGTCGTCGGCAAACACCTCCTCAAGAACGGCACCCCTCCGGCCAAACATCCCTACCGAGACTGGTTGTTGCTCTATGCCTCACCCGAATTCGAGGCGGTACAGGAATGGATGCGGGCCAGGATCGATACCTGGGCACGGACTACGGGGCACGAGGAAAAGAAGCGGATGGAGCAGGCTTTCTTGATCAGTTCGAAATATGAGTGGATGTTTTGGGAGATGGCCTGGAACGAAGAAAAGTGGCCGGTGTGAGCGCGCGGGTCCTGTCGCCGCGCAGCCCAGCCGTGCTCACTCCACCCATCCCCCAGTGGGTCCCTTCCGTTGCGCGCGTCTAGGCGCCCAGCGCGGCGCCACCCGTGAACGCCTCATGCCCCAGAACGAGAGTGGGTAAACGGTGTGCTGGCTGGATGTCCCTCTGCTCGCAGAACGCGCACACTCAGAAGGTGCTCGTCCGATGCGCGCACGCCGGGACAATCCAACCAGCTGCTCATATACTTGCTCGTCCAGAATGAGGAACAACGGAGACGAGATTGCGACTAAGCCCTCAGCACTACATCACTCACTAACGACAACCAGCCACGCAAGGATGGAAGGTGAAAATAGGAAAGCCACCAAGCCTTGCCTTAACTACAAATCGCTCGACTTAAAGTGATCAATCACGGATAGCGCAATGGAGACAAAACAATTTGAGCAATGGAATGAGTTCCGAACTTTTGTCGATAGTGATAGGCAGACTCTTCCGGTCTACTGGCGTGCGCAGAAAGATCCATCCTGGGTCCTAGGGCGTGTCGTCAAATTAGCCAAATGACTGAGGCGGTAAGGTGCAGGGCCGCCAAGAAGTTCCGGGCCGTTTTGTCATAGCGGGTGGCGATGCAGCGGAACTGCTTGAGTTTGGCAAAGAAGTTCTCGATCAAATGCCGTGCCGTGTACAAGGTACGGTCATACGTTCGCAGCGTGTGACGATTGCACCGTGGCGGAATGACGGCCTGTGTGCCGCGCGCTGTCAACGGTTCGATCACACGCGCATCTGCATCGTATCCCTTGTCAGCAATCAAAATGGGAGCGTGTAGCTGCGGGAGCAACACATCTGCGCCCTCCAGATCACTGGCCTGGCCCGCTGACAGATGAACGCCGAGCGGATTACCCAAGGCATCCACCGTCGCATGAATCTTGGTACTCAACCCGCCTTTGCTCCGCCCAATGGCTTGCGGCCCGTTTTTTTTCGCGCGCCAGCGCTGTGCTGATGAGCCCGCACAATCGTGCTGTCGATCATCGCATACTCGTTATCCGCATCACGACTCAGCTGCCGAAACACCCGCTCCCACACCCCACGCTCCGCCCAGCGACTAAACCGGCGATGGGCATTCTTCCAGTCACCAAACCGCTCCGGTAAGTCGCGCCAGGGAATGCCGGCGCGGTAGCGGTAGAGAACCGCTTCAACGAAGAGCCGATTGTCCGCCGCCGGGCGACCGACTTGGCCAACCCGGCCGGGGAGCAACACACCGATGCGCTCCCATTGGTCGTCGCGTAACCCATAACGTCGTATCATTCCCGCAATTTACTACACAGCACTCAATTTGACGACACGCCCTAGCATCCCGGTTCGAAAGATTGATCCTGGACCTTAACGGTGGCTGGAAGACAACTGCGAGTAAGGTCTACCCATACGCTGGAAGGCTTGTTCGGAATGGCAAACCGTTCTGGGCGAGCGGCTTTTACCAAGGCATGCGAGACCGCTACCTCGACGCATTCAAACGCGCCGCCAGCGGGCTACGCGGACCGAATCCAACGCCATTGGATCTCGACCAGTGGTGGGCGTTAGGACGGCACCATGGTTTGATCACGCCGCTGCTTGACTGGACTGAGTCCCCCTACATCGCAGCGTTCTTTGCCTTGACGGAACTCCACACCGAAATGCTGTCAAAGGGAAACGGGCTGACATTCCAGGGGCGAGAAATATCCTTGTATCGGAAAACAAAGGGGTCGGGAGTCTTTTATCTATCC
Proteins encoded in this region:
- a CDS encoding Mobile element protein, translated to MIRRYGLRDDQWERIGVLLPGRVGQVGRPAADNRLFVEAVLYRYRAGIPWRDLPERFGDWKNAHRRFSRWAERGVWERVFRQLSRDADNEYAMIDSTIVRAHQHSAGARKKTGRKPLGGAKAG
- a CDS encoding thiaminease II — encoded protein: MSFSNHLRKIAQPVWDAQLTHPFVLALGKGTLSERKFRYYILQDARFLAELARVFAAGSLRAPDSESGLRFAKLAEDTITVERSLHENYGKRWKLSPQDMLNEPMAPTNYAYTRHMLAVAQGGTATEIAVVALPCAWIYCVVGKHLLKNGTPPAKHPYRDWLLLYASPEFEAVQEWMRARIDTWARTTGHEEKKRMEQAFLISSKYEWMFWEMAWNEEKWPV
- a CDS encoding Mobile element protein — its product is MSTKIHATVDALGNPLGVHLSAGQASDLEGADVLLPQLHAPILIADKGYDADARVIEPLTARGTQAVIPPRCNRHTLRTYDRTLYTARHLIENFFAKLKQFRCIATRYDKTARNFLAALHLTASVIWLI